In Apostichopus japonicus isolate 1M-3 chromosome 3, ASM3797524v1, whole genome shotgun sequence, a single genomic region encodes these proteins:
- the LOC139965654 gene encoding b(0,+)-type amino acid transporter 1-like, whose amino-acid sequence MATDVDSEQEHTNRGSNVIGGNEGKVQLLRQITLLGGVSYVVGSMIGSGIFVSPTYVLQQTQSVGMSLIIWLICGLLSACGALCYAELGTMIPKSGGEYPYLYTTYGAPVAFLYSWIAVIIRGPSSLSIITLTFSEYAIQPFYPEEQCDPPEVLIKMVACVCIGLLTLVNCVSVKGATNIQVVFTVAKLFALVIIIVSGFVKLGQGNTQYLDPSVSFQGSATNVFAYGIAFYQGFWAYEGWNQLNFMTEELINPYRNLPLGIMIGISLVTVVYLLTNVAYFAVMSPEEMLATSAVAITFANRTLGPMAWIMPFLVCCSTFGAANGSLFASGRIVYAVGREGHTAQILSMVHTSYITPQPAILFTALLAIAMLIPNDFGTLVNYFSFTAWIFYGLTTTAVVILRIRHPEWKRPVKVPLVLPIIVTVLAIYLLIAPIVDAPTFGYLYAGIIFLAGLLIYYPMIYRGYSPKFMDYVTIFFQQLLQVAPSYYSAPEEDDGNTAVKEEDLKITD is encoded by the exons ATGGCAACTGACGTAGACTCCGAACAGGAACATACCAACCGGGGCAGCAATGTAATTGGTGGGAACGAAGGGAAGGTCCAATTACTGCGACAGATCACCCTCCTGGGTGGAGTCTCTTATGTCGTTGGGTCTATGATAGGTTCTGGTATCTTTGTGTCTCCCACATATGTCCTGCAACAGACACAGAGCGTTGGAATGAGTCTTATCATATGGCTCATTTGTGGACTTTTGTCTGCTTGTG GTGCGCTGTGTTACGCTGAACTAGGAACAATGATTCCCAAATCAGGTGGGGAGTACCCGTACCTCTATACCACCTACGGTGCACCCGTAGCCTTCCTTTATTCTTGGATTGCGGTTATTATAAGAGGTCCATCTTCCTTATCCATAATAACGCTCACTTTCTCCGAGTACGCAATTCAACCATTTTACCCCGAGGAGCAATGCGACCCTCCTGAAGTTCTTATTAAAATGGTAGCTTGTGTTTGTATAG GTCTGTTAACTCTGGTTAATTGTGTCAGCGTGAAGGGAGCAACAAACATACAGGTCGTCTTCACTGTCGCAAAGCTATTCGCTttggtcatcatcatcgtcagtGGATTCGTGAAACTAGGACAAG GTAATACACAATACCTCGACCCGAGTGTGTCATTTCAAGGATCTGCTACTAACGTGTTTGCCTATGGTATAGCGTTCTATCAAGGTTTTTGGGCTTACGAAGGCTG GAACCAGCTGAATTTCATGACTGAAGAATTGATAAATCCTTACCG GAATCTACCTCTTGGTATCATGATTGGTATTTCGTTGGTAACCGTGGTTTATCTTCTTACAAATGTTGCTTACTTTGCCGTGATGTCACCAGAGGAGATGCTAGCGACGTCAGCTGTAGCGATT ACGTTTGCCAATCGTACGCTGGGTCCGATGGCTTGGATTATGCCATTTCTGGTTTGTTGTTCTACTTTTGGCGCCGCCAATGGATCTCTCTTTGCTTCTGGCAG AATCGTGTACGCAGTCGGAAGGGAAGGTCACACAGCGCAAATCCTGTCCATGGTGCACACAAGTTATATAACACCCCAACCAGCTATCCTATTTACG GCTCTATTGGCCATTGCTATGTTGATTCCTAATGACTTTGGCACTCTAGTGAACTATTTTAGTTTCACGGCTTGGATATTTTACGGTCTCACAACTACAGCCGTCGTCATATTACGAATTCGACACCCCGAATGGAAGCGACCCGTTAag GTACCGTTGGTATTGCCAATTATCGTTACCGTGTTAGCTATATATTTGCTGATAGCTCCGATTGTCGATGCACCAACATTCGGCTACCTCTATGCTGGTATCATATTCCTGGCTGGTCTTCTCATTTACTATCCGATGATTTATCGAGGATATTCACCGAAATTCATGG ATTAcgtcacaatttttttccaacaaTTGCTTCAAGTGGCGCCATCTTACTACTCTGCACCCGAAGAAGATGATGGGAATACTGCAGTGAAAGAAGAGGATTTAAAAATCACCGACTAG